A genomic window from Glycine soja cultivar W05 chromosome 10, ASM419377v2, whole genome shotgun sequence includes:
- the LOC114371729 gene encoding uncharacterized protein LOC114371729, protein MGGGKLFDLSTSLSEYPLDGSRWRLWQVWVVIGGEWKGIMVFETREDVLKWARMVAHENGFVVVIMRSDTYTGSRGRTSFVLIGCERSGKYKDRKKEFVRRDTGTRKCGCPFKIRGKPVHGGEGWAVKLICGIHNHELAKTLVGHPNAGRLTNDEKNIIADMTKYRLPLLDIVGVTPTEMTFSAGFAYMEGERVNNLVWALERFHIDKNVKAKCKSLVGQKNVWDYVMDNWGNLVDCPLEQEFPEHLQSNTSVRPSASSFAPPKPARMIPMLDQFPPFMHGFIEDVVDVKADDYIKIFGGTERYEQLRLSLHVDGLSKVSMDKWMDITNMRYVFLKDRCPLPPMALLWSSNAYPEAKQ, encoded by the exons ATGGGCGGGGGCAAGCTCTTCGATCTCTCAACCTCTCTCTCGGAGTACCCTCTTGATGGGTCACGATGGCGCTTGTGGCAGGTGTGGGTGGTGATTGGAGGGGAATGGAAGGGGATAATG GTCTTTGAAACCCGAGAAGATGTTTTGAAGTGGGCTCGAAtggttgcccatgaaaatggttTTGTTGTAGTAATTATGAGGTCTGATACATATACTGGCAGCAGAGGAAGAActtcatttgtcttaattgggtgtgaaaggagcgGTAAGTACAAGGAtaggaagaaagaatttgttagaagagacaCAGGTACTAGAAAATGTGGTTGTCCATTTAAGATTCGTGGAAAACCAGTGCATGGAGGTGAAGGTTGGGCGGTGAAGCTTATATGTGGGATTCACAACCATGAATTGGCGAagaccttagttggacatccaaaTGCTGGGAGATTGACAAATGATGAGAAGAATATcattgctgatatgacgaa gtacagaCTCCCATTGCTTGACATTGTGGGGGTGACACCAACCGAGATGACtttctctgctgggtttgcatataTGGAGGGTGAGCGCGTGAACAATCTTGTATGGGCATTGGAACG gtttcacatAGACAAGAATGTAAAGGCAAAGTGTAAATCGCTTGTTGGTCAAAAGAATGTTTGGGACTACGTAATGGATAACTGGGGTAACCTGGTAGATTGTCCTTTGGAACAGGAGTTCCCTGAGCACCTTCAAAG CAACACCTCAGTCAGACCCAGTGCATCATCTTTTGCACCACCGAAGCCAGCAAGGATGATCCCCATGCTGGATCAATTTCCGCCATTTATGCATGGTTTCATTGAGGATGTTGTTGATGTGAAAGCGGATG ACTACATAAAGATCTTTGGTGGCACGGAGAGATATGAACAGCTGAGGTTGTCCCTACACGTGGATGGGTTATCCAAG GTTAGTATGGACAAATGGATGGATATAACGAATATGAGATAT GTTTTTCTGAAAGATCGTTGTCCCTTACCGCCTATGGCGttgttgtggtcaagcaatGCGTATCCGGAGGCAAAACAATAG